Below is a window of Brachyspira pilosicoli DNA.
TTAAAAGATTCAAAAGACGAAGCTTTTGCTTCTGAAAGTTTAGGCAAAGGTGCTTTAATAATACCAGAAGAAGGAAAGGCTGTATCCCCTGTAAATGGAACTGTTACTACTGTTACACCAACACTTCATGCCATCGGAATAACTTCTGAAAGCGGTATAGAAATATTAATACATTTAGGAATTAACACTGTAGAATTAAACGGAAAACATTTTAAAAGCACTTTAAAAGAAGGTGATAAAGTTTCTGTTGGAGATATTTTAATAGAGTTTGATATTGATTCAATTGTTAAAGAAGGCTATTCAATAGAAAGTCCAATCATCATAGTAAATACTAATGAGTATTTAGATGTATTAGAAACAGAATATGATGTTAATATAAATTATAAAGATTCAATATTAACAGTAATAAAGTAAATTATTATTTATATATCGAAAATTTTTAAATTTGTTAATTGATACACTTTGTGTAGAATTTTGAACTTTGTTGCCTCACAAAAAAGTTCAAAAAAACGCAATTACTGAAACTTTATATTTTAAAAATATGTATTAAACATAGATTATAATCTAAATTTAGACAAAATACAGGAGTTAAAAAATATGGCTTTTGACAAAAACTTTTTATGGGGCGGTGCTACTGCTGCTAATCAGTGTGAGGGTGGTTTTGATAAAGACGGCAGGGGGCTTGCTAACGTTGATGTTTGTCCTATTGGTGAGGATAGAATAAAAGTAATATCTGGAAAAATGAAAATGTTTGATTTTGATGATAAGCATTATTATCCTGCTAAACTTGGTATTGATATGTATAATCATTACAAAGAAGATATTAAACTTTTTGGAGAGATGGGGTTTAAAGTTTATCGTTTATCTATTGCTTGGAGCAGAATATTTCCGAAAGGCGATGAGAAAACACCTAATGAAAAAGGTTTATTATTCTACGAAAATATTTTTAAAGAGTGCCATAAATATGGAATAGAGCCTTTAGTAACTATTACACATTTTGACTGTCCTATGCATTTAATAAAAGAATACGGCGGCTGGAGAAACAGAAAATTAATTGATTTTTATGAAAACCTTTGCAGAACTTTATTTAATAGATACAAAGGTCTCGTAAAATATTGGATAACTTTCAATGAAATAAATATGATACTTCATCTTCCTTTTATGGGAGCAGGACTTTATTTTGAAGAGGGAGAAGATGAAAACAAAATAAAATATCAGGCAGCACACAATGAATTAGTTGCAAGTGCGTTGGCTGTAAAAATAGCTCATGAAACAGACAGTAACAATAAAGTAGGTTGTATGTTTGCTGCTGGAAGTACATATCCTTTTGACTGTAAGCCTGAAAATGTATGGGAAGCTTTATGCAAAGATAGAAAAGAGTATTTCTTTGTAGATGTTCAGGCACAGGGAAAATATCCTAATTATGCTTTGAAAATGCTTGAAAGAAATAATTGCATGCCTAAAATGGAGCAAGGAGATTTAAAACTATTAGAAGAAAATACTGTAGACTTTGTTTCTTTCTCATATTATCATACAAGATGTGTGAATATTCATGATGATACTCAAACTTCTGCTGGTAATGTATTTGCTTCTGCTAAAAATCCATATCTTAAATATACCGATTGGGGTTGGTCAGTTGATCCTTTAGGACTTCGCACAACTTTGAATGAAGTTTATGACAGATACAGAAAACCTTTGTTTATAGTAGAAAATGGAATTGGTGCTGTTGACACAGTAAATGAAAATGGTGAGATTATAGATAATTATAGAATAGATTTTCACAGGGACCATATAAAAGTTATGAAAGATGCTGTTGAGATAGACGGTGTTGATTTGATGGGATACACTACTTGGGGCTGTATTGATTTAGTTTCTGCAAGTTCTGGAGAGATGAAAAAGAGATATGGTTTTATTTATGTTGATTTAGATAATGAAGGCAAGGGCACTTTAAAAAGAACTAAGAAAAAATCTTTTGATTGGTATAAGAAGGTTATAGCATCTAATGGTGAAGATTTAGA
It encodes the following:
- a CDS encoding 6-phospho-beta-glucosidase produces the protein MAFDKNFLWGGATAANQCEGGFDKDGRGLANVDVCPIGEDRIKVISGKMKMFDFDDKHYYPAKLGIDMYNHYKEDIKLFGEMGFKVYRLSIAWSRIFPKGDEKTPNEKGLLFYENIFKECHKYGIEPLVTITHFDCPMHLIKEYGGWRNRKLIDFYENLCRTLFNRYKGLVKYWITFNEINMILHLPFMGAGLYFEEGEDENKIKYQAAHNELVASALAVKIAHETDSNNKVGCMFAAGSTYPFDCKPENVWEALCKDRKEYFFVDVQAQGKYPNYALKMLERNNCMPKMEQGDLKLLEENTVDFVSFSYYHTRCVNIHDDTQTSAGNVFASAKNPYLKYTDWGWSVDPLGLRTTLNEVYDRYRKPLFIVENGIGAVDTVNENGEIIDNYRIDFHRDHIKVMKDAVEIDGVDLMGYTTWGCIDLVSASSGEMKKRYGFIYVDLDNEGKGTLKRTKKKSFDWYKKVIASNGEDLD